Genomic segment of Microbacterium sp. BH-3-3-3:
AGCACCGCGATGCCGACGAGCAGCGCCAGCTTGTCGCCCGTGCCGAACAGGCTGATGGCCAGGTCTTTCGCCCACGAGGGTGCGATGTCGATCATTCCGCCGCCGATCACCGCGAACGGGCTCGCCGCGGGGGCGATGACGGCGGCAGCGAGCTCGCCGAGCCCGGCACCGAGGACGGCGGCCGAGATCCCGGCGACGGCGGCCGGGACATCCTGGGCTCGAGAGCGCGTGGGGGTCACGAACGGAGCTTAAGGAGCGTGGACGACCGCGGCGCCGTCGTCGCCCGAACTCACAGCCAACCGGCATCCGTCCCGATGGGGTCGGCGCCGAGATCTCGCCCCCGAGCGTCACCCCGGCCAGCGGGAACGACGCCGAGGTGGCGACGAGACTTCACCCCTCGAGCGTCACCCCGGCCAGCGGGAGCGACGCGTCCCAGACGCGCGCGGCCTCGGCGGCGTCGCGCAGCGGACGGTAGAGGGCGTGGGCCGCGGGCGCCCCGCCCAGGTGGCCCGGTCCGCGGGGGCCGTACAGCGCGTCGAGCGGCGGCTCCGGGGTCGTGGCGGCGAGCAGAGCCGGTTGCGCCGCCGACCGGACGGTGCCGAGGAGCACCCCGCGGGCGGAGAGCCACCGGATGACACGGACCGGGGGAGTGTCGGTGGCGCGCCCGAGCTCGGGGCGCGCGGCGAGCAGATTGGTGGGGGCGACCCCGGGGTGCGCGAGCACGCTGCGCACTCCCCAGCCCTCGCGGCGGCTCCGGCGATCGAGCTCGAGGGCGAACAGTCCCGCGGCGATCTTGGACTGCGCGTAGGCACGCTGCCCGTCGTAGCGCTGTGCGCTGTTCAGGTCGTCCCAGTGGATCCGGCCGCGCGCCGCGGCGATGCTCACCTGGGTCACGACCCGAGCGCGGCCCGCGCGCAGCAGGGGAAGCAGCCGGCCGATGAGGGCGACGTGCCCCAGGTGGTTCGTGCCCCACTGCAGCTCGAAGCCGTCGGCGGTGCTCTGCCGCGCGGGCGGTGTCATCACCCCGGCGTTGTTGATCAGCAGGTGAACGGGCCGCCCCTCGGCGTTCAGCTCGTCGCCGAGAGCGGCCACGCTCGTCAGCGACGAGAGGTCGAGGTCGCGCAGCTCGAGGCGGGCCCCGGGTACACGGTCGCGGATCGTCTCGACGGCACGCTCGCCCTTCGCGCGGTTGCGCACGGGCAGCACCACCTCGGCACCCGCGGCGGTGAGGCGTTCGGCGATGACGATGCCCATCCCGTCGCTGCCGCCGGTGAGGATCGCGCGTCGCCCGGTCAGCGAGGGCAGCGGGATGTCGATGTCGGTGCGGGGCATGGTGTCTCCTCGTTCGAAGGGGTCTCCAGCGTCTCGCCGCCGCCGCGACGTATCCAGGGCCCGTCGATCCCCTGATCGCGCGGCCACCCGTCGCCGCCCCGGTGAGAGGGGGACCGGCGGTGCCTGGCTCCGGCGCCGCGGGCGCGGTAGACAGGTCGACATGATGGACCGCTCGGCGCTCGCCGATTTCCTCCGCACGCGTCGCGAGGCCCTCCAACCCGAAGACGTCGGTCTGCCGCGGGGTCAACGGCGGCGTACCCCTGGGCTCCGCCGCGAGGAGGCGGCGGCGCTCAGTCACATGTCCACCGACTACTACGCGCGCCTCGAGCGCGAACGCGGCCCGCAGCCGTCGCCGCAAATGCTCGCCTCGATCGCCCAGGGACTGCACCTCACTCGCCTCGAGCGCGACCACCTCTTCCATCTCGCCGGGCATGCGCCCGGCGACCGCAGTGGCGTCGGCGAGCACGTCAGCCCCGGCATGCTCCGCATCCTGGATCGCCTCGACGACACCCCCGCCGATATCGTCACCGAGCTGGGCGAGACCCTGCGCCAATCCCCGCTGGGGGCCGCCGTGATGGGCGACGCCGCGCTGCGCCGGGGGCGCGAGCGCAGCATCGGCTACCGCTGGTTCACCGACCCCTCGACCCGAGAGCTGTACGCGCCCGAGGACCACGCCTTTCTCGGGCGCGTCTTCGCGGCGGGGCTGCGCGAGGTGATCGGCCGTCGCGGTCCGCAGTCGCGCGCCGCCGAGCTCTGCGACGACCTGCTCGCGCGCAGCGCGGAATTCCGCACGCTGTGGGCGGCGCACGAGGTGGGGGTGCGTCCGGCGCAGACCAAACATTTCGTCCACCCCCGCGTCGGCGCCCTCGACCTGCACTGCCAGACGCTGCTCGACCCCGAGACGGGGCACTCGCTGCTGGTCTACACGGCCGTCCCCGGCAGCGAGAGCGCCGACAAGCTCCGTCTGCTCGCGGTGCTCGGACCCGCGGTCCCCGCCTGACGCGCGCCGTCGCGAGCGCGGGTAGCGTGCAGGCATGCGCGAGAGTGTGCGATCCCTCCGGCGCCCCGCCACCGACGAGGCGCCGGCGTTCGACCTGACCTACGTCCGCTCCGGTCCGCGCGGTGCCACGCCCGTCGTCGTCGTCCCGGGGGGACCGGGCCTCGCGTCGGTGCTGCCGTACGCGGGGCTGCGGCGCTGGGCCGCCCGCGGCGGGCTCGACCTGATCATGGTCGAGCACCGCGGAATCGGCCGCTCGCGCAGCGATCTCGACGGGCGCCCCCTTCCGCCCGAGGCGATGCGCGTGACCGCCGTGCTCGACGATCTGGCCGCGGTCCTCGACGCCGAGGGCATCGACCGGGCCGCGATCGTCGGCTCCTCGTACGGCAGTTATCTGGCGATGACGTTCGGGGCGCGGCATCCGCAGCGCGTGGCCTCGATGCTGCTCGACTCGGCCCTGCAGTCGACACACGACATCGGCCTCGAGCGCGCGCGCCTGCGAGAGCTGTTCTGGGACGCCGACGACGACATGGCCCGCGGTGTGAAACGCCTCGTGGCCGACGGTGTCGACGAGCGG
This window contains:
- a CDS encoding SDR family oxidoreductase, yielding MPRTDIDIPLPSLTGRRAILTGGSDGMGIVIAERLTAAGAEVVLPVRNRAKGERAVETIRDRVPGARLELRDLDLSSLTSVAALGDELNAEGRPVHLLINNAGVMTPPARQSTADGFELQWGTNHLGHVALIGRLLPLLRAGRARVVTQVSIAAARGRIHWDDLNSAQRYDGQRAYAQSKIAAGLFALELDRRSRREGWGVRSVLAHPGVAPTNLLAARPELGRATDTPPVRVIRWLSARGVLLGTVRSAAQPALLAATTPEPPLDALYGPRGPGHLGGAPAAHALYRPLRDAAEAARVWDASLPLAGVTLEG
- a CDS encoding helix-turn-helix transcriptional regulator, giving the protein MMDRSALADFLRTRREALQPEDVGLPRGQRRRTPGLRREEAAALSHMSTDYYARLERERGPQPSPQMLASIAQGLHLTRLERDHLFHLAGHAPGDRSGVGEHVSPGMLRILDRLDDTPADIVTELGETLRQSPLGAAVMGDAALRRGRERSIGYRWFTDPSTRELYAPEDHAFLGRVFAAGLREVIGRRGPQSRAAELCDDLLARSAEFRTLWAAHEVGVRPAQTKHFVHPRVGALDLHCQTLLDPETGHSLLVYTAVPGSESADKLRLLAVLGPAVPA